The nucleotide sequence CCAATGCACTTAATGACTTCAACTCTGTAGTTCTTTGATTCTAAAGTTGCTCTAATTTCATCCAGATACTCCCCAGCACAATATTCACAGACTTCAGCTTTCATAGATATCGCTAATTAATAAAAATTCCATCGTGCTTATAGATCTCATTTTTGACAAAATGAATAGTCCATACCTCTTGAAGTTATCAGAATTAGAAATCTTTGGCTCAAAGTTAAGGAGCCTGAGCAGTTTGAGATAATTACAAAAAAGAGTTAGAACTAGATGTATGAGGAAGTCCTAAGAAGCAGATAGAGAGAATGATAACCAAAAACAAAATTAAGTTGTTAATCCAAAGTATTCATCAACATTTATTTTCTTTCGTGGTTCCACACTAATAGGCATTTTTGAAAAGGCAATAATTTGATAAATCCTAGCCAACAGCCATAGTATTGCGCCAATTAGGATTATTAAAAGCCACACCCCCATCCACAACCAGTCAGCAACATTCTTAAATTCCTCTGTTCTTGTAATCCAGTACATCTCCATCCAGACCTCTTTCTCAAAATAAATAGCTAAGAACAGTAGTGCATAAACCCCAAGGAGTACCAAGAGTAGAACAAGTTTTGAGTCAGTTTTATCTAGGATTATTATCCCAAATCCTCCGATTAGCATTAAAATAGAACTCCACATTCTTTGATCTTTTTCACCGTGTACATTCACCAATTATACCACCATAGTATGTAACAAATTAACTTTTAAAAGTTTTTTGTAATGTGCAAAAAACCAAGTAGAAAAGAGCAAGAAAAGAAAATCATGAAGAGTTTTCTTCACTCTTTTGCCCTTTTTTCTCCTCAGGTTTCTTCACTTTCTTTGCTTCTTCTGCTTTTGGAGCTGCTGGTTTAGGCTTAGCTGCTGCCGGCGGTCTAACTCCATAGCCAAGAATCTTAAACTTGAACACATCGCCATCTCTGAGGTAGTATGTTACTTCTTTCGTCTCCTTGTTGAATTCAATCTTTCCAACGGGGAACCTATAATCTGGGAACTTTTCGTTGATCTCTCTGAGTTTGTCTGGATGTATTGGAACCCAGTCAAAGAGCTCAAGCTCTTCATCTTTCCACTCAGTTGTCAGCATGAAGTTCTCAACAAATCCAAGTGCACCTGTTGGACATACATCCACACAAAACTCACAGAATGTACATCTTCCATAGTCAATCTTTGGATGCGGTCTCTTCTCGACTTTGCCATCAACCTCAATCCACGTCATCTCAATTGCCCTTGCCGGACATATCTGACCGCAGAAGTTACAGCCAATGCACTTCTTCCAGTCGAGTGAGTGGAATCCCCTATAATTTTTAGCGATTTGAGTCTTTTCATAGGGTATCTTAATCGTCACAGGCTTCTTGAAGAGATACTTTAGCCCAAGCCAAGGCTTAATGTATGAAGGTCTTTTCTTAATCTTACTCTCAGGTGCAACCTTAAAATCGATCTCCTCCATTTTCATCACCTATCAATGTCAGGTGGACAGTTATCAAGGCTCATTAGAATGACTGGCACATCCGCTATTCTCGCTCCAACTAATAACTGCTCAAGGACTCTGATACCGTGGGCAATGCTTGGACCCCTTATCTGCACTCTGTAAGGCTTGTTTCCTCCAGTGCTGACTACATAGGCACCAAAGTCACCTTTTGTTGATTCCACATGAGCAAAAGCATCTCCAGCTGGTACCTTGAACCTTGGTAAATTCTTTAGCCTTGGATCTTGGACTTTGTATGGCCCACTAGGTGGCCCCATTTCAAGAAGCTGCTCTAATATGTATAAATCCTGCTCAAGCTCGTATCTTCTGATTAATGCTCTTGCTAGTGCATCTCCTTCTTTCAATACTGGAACTTCAAAGTCAAGCTCTGGATAAAGTAGATATGGATCCATTCTTCTCACATCATATGGAACTCCCGTTGCTCTCAAGTTCGGTCCAGTTACACCTTCAGCTAGGGCAAACTTCTTGTCCATAACACCTATTCCTTCCATTCTCCTGTGTGTAATGTAGTTTTCAAACACAAGATTATCAAAGTCAGGAAGCTTGCTCTTAATGTACTCTACTGTATCCTTCAGCTGGCGGAGCCACTTGTCTCCAGGAATGTCTCTTCTAACGCCTCCCGGAATTGTGTAGATGTGATAAACTCTCGCACCGGTTAACTCCTCAAAGAGCGCCATAAATCTCTCTCTATAAGCTGCTGCCCACTGACCAGCTGTGTAAACACCTAACTTAAAGCTGAGACCCATAATCCAGAAGAGATATGCAGAAACCCTTGCCATCTCCAAAACAGTTGTTCTAATCCACTGTGCCCTCTCTGGAACTTCCCAGCCCATCAATTCGTCAACAGCCATCGAGTATATCATCTCTGGAACATCAGGTTCTGGAACACAAATTCTCAAGAGCAGAGCAATGTTTGTGTACCAAGGCCTAAGCTCCGCTAGCTTTTCAAATCCTCTGTGCAAAAATCCAGGATTAGCTATTGCCTTAACAACCCTGTGTCCATCCATTTTGAGAATTATGCTGAAGTTCTCGGTAGCCATGTGCTGCGGACCGAAGAACAACTCATAAGTATCTTTATCGAGAGGTAAAAGCTCCATGCCATTTTCTCTCGCTTCTTTAATAAGTTCGCTTTGTGAGACCATTTCTCTCACCTCAAATCACGTAATTATCTTTGTTCTCATCAAATCTGTCCAAAATCTTGTACTTCCTTTTCACATAGGCAAGCATGTCAAAGTCCTTCCTGTGTGGGAACAGTCCTTGCTCTGCATCATCGAGAATCCATGGCATCTCCATCTTTTCATTGCCCTCAAAGTAGACTCCATAGAAGTCATGGGCATCTCTCTCATAGGTTTCTGCAACTGGGTAAATATCCTTGACAGTTGGCATCCTTGCCTTATCTAAATCCCTTGGAATCCTCGTTCTAACCATTGCGTGAGTTCTGTGGGTTATGCTCCACATTTGGTAAATCAGCTCATATTCTCCCTCCTTAAGCCAGTCAACCACCGTTATCTGCAGCATGAGCTCGAAGTTGTTCTCTTTGAGGGTCATCAGGAAGTCTCTTATTCTATCCGCTGGAACTTTGAACTCAATCCTCCTTTCTCTTCTGACTTTTCCTTCAGCATAAGGGGCTTTTTCTAGTATTTTCTGAACAATAGCTTGTTCTCTCTCCCACTTGACCTCTGTCATTTCCTTCACTCCTCCTTTTTCTTCTTGTCCATTAACCATGGAATCCACCTCCTCGCTTCTCTCTCACGCCATCCTTCTCCAAACAGCTCGTCTTGGTTCTTCTTGTACCATTCATAGTTCTCTTTGTATCTCTTCCAGCCATCAGCAGTTCCGTTCTCAATCATTTCCATGATTTTCTTAATTCCATCCATCACAGCCTCTGGTCTTGGCATACATCCAGCTATGGCAACGTCAACCGGAATATATCTGTCAAGATGCTTGATTGCATTGTATGCATCCCAGTAGATTCCACCGTTGAGCGGACATGAGCCGTGGGCTAACACGTATTTGGGATCTGGCTGCATCTCGTAGGTTATGATAATCCTTTTGAGGGTCTTTGGAGTAACGTAACCAGTAATTAAGAATAGATCAGCCATTCTCGGGGCTGGATTTGGCATCATACCGAATCTTTCGAGGTCATATCTTGATGTCATGAGCGGCGGCATTTCTATTCCACCGCATCCTGTACAGAATGAAACAATCCAAAGGCTTCTCTTTCTCGCAAATTCAAAGAGAGGTTCAAATAAACGCCAATCTACCATTTCAACCACCTCACAGAGCTGCTAATATAGCACCTGCAGCTGCTAATATCGTTGGCCACTTCCAGTAAAACCTTGCAGCTTGATCAATTGTAAATCTTGGAAATATTGCTCCAACGAAGATTGCAATCATCAGCACTGCAATTTGCTTAACTAGGAGTATAGCTAAGCTTGCTATTGTGTTGAGGATTGGGCTGGTAAATGCAGTGACGACTGCTCCTCCAAGGAATATGTTTGCAAAGAATAATGTCTCAGCGAAGAGTGCTATAGCGTGCTGTATCTGAAGGATTCCCATGTGCTTTCCGCCGAACTCAACCATTGGACCCAATGAGATTTCACCCGGGGCAATCATGATGTCAAATGGCTCCTTACCAAACATTGCCTGCAAAACGAGATCGTAAGCTATTGCCACTAGGAGTAAGGGCATATGAGTTATGCTCCATCCCATTGTCTGCTGGGCCATAACTATCTCATATGTACTGAATGTTCCGTAAAATTCTGCCAGAGCAACTATTGCAAATCCTAACGGCACTTGAATAGCCAGCAAAGTAAGTAAAGCTCTTTGGGCACCTAAGCCAGCCCATGGGTTTCCTGAGCTCATTGCTGCAAACATGATACCAAGCATTGGGATTTCAAGTAGGAAAGTGATTAATATTAAGTCACCATATGCCCTCAGTATGCTGACTCCACCGATAGGTATGAACATCAGAGCAAGGATTGTTGCTCCTAATGCATAGATAATTCCAAAGTCGTAGATAAGTCCGTGAGTTATGTTGCTCTTCTTTGAGAGCAGTTTAATCGTATCAAGGATAGGCTGGTAAATCGGTGGTCCAACTCTTCTGTGAATTCTCGCAGTTACAATCCTGATTATTCCCATGAACATGAAGCCTACGAAGACCGCATAAAGTAAAATTAGGAAAGCTCTAACGGCAGTCATCAACATTCTTCACACCCCCCAAAGTGCAAGGATTAACAAGATTATCGCCAGATACCAAGCGTAGGCTTGAACATTTCCGTTGTAAATGTAATGCCTCAAGGTTTCTGCTAAGTCCTCAACCCAGCTTCCAATGTCTTGATAGAGCCTGTCAAAGCTTATCCTGAGCCAGAAAGCCAATGCCTCCTTGAGCGGAAGGAAGAAGTTTCTTCTGATTGTTAAGTTGTACTCCATTGTCACTGGGTTACCTGCTTGGTAAGTGTCTGTAACTGGAACTTTTCTGACCTTTGCTCCAAGGAAGTAAATTATCGCTGCAATTACCAAGCCAACTACAAGCCAGATTGTGAGGAGTAAAGCATTGTATCTTCCGAAACCGAGGTTGAGCTCATATATTGTTCCCTTAATAACTTCCTGACCAAATATCTTGTTGATCTCCTTGGCGACTAATCCCGGTGCAATTCCAAAGACAACATTGAGCAATGCCAATATTCCCATAGCTATTGCAAGCGGAAGTGGTGCATCCTTTGTATCATCTAAGTCTGTAGGTCTTTGACCGAACCACACTGCATAAGTAAACCTGATAAGGTAAACGAAACCTATTGCACTACCAAAGAAGACCATGCCACCAAGGATTGGCATATTCTCGTGAATTACTGCTTCAAAGAGCAGCC is from Thermococcus paralvinellae and encodes:
- a CDS encoding NADH-quinone oxidoreductase subunit D is translated as MVSQSELIKEARENGMELLPLDKDTYELFFGPQHMATENFSIILKMDGHRVVKAIANPGFLHRGFEKLAELRPWYTNIALLLRICVPEPDVPEMIYSMAVDELMGWEVPERAQWIRTTVLEMARVSAYLFWIMGLSFKLGVYTAGQWAAAYRERFMALFEELTGARVYHIYTIPGGVRRDIPGDKWLRQLKDTVEYIKSKLPDFDNLVFENYITHRRMEGIGVMDKKFALAEGVTGPNLRATGVPYDVRRMDPYLLYPELDFEVPVLKEGDALARALIRRYELEQDLYILEQLLEMGPPSGPYKVQDPRLKNLPRFKVPAGDAFAHVESTKGDFGAYVVSTGGNKPYRVQIRGPSIAHGIRVLEQLLVGARIADVPVILMSLDNCPPDIDR
- a CDS encoding NADH-quinone oxidoreductase subunit C; this encodes MTEVKWEREQAIVQKILEKAPYAEGKVRRERRIEFKVPADRIRDFLMTLKENNFELMLQITVVDWLKEGEYELIYQMWSITHRTHAMVRTRIPRDLDKARMPTVKDIYPVAETYERDAHDFYGVYFEGNEKMEMPWILDDAEQGLFPHRKDFDMLAYVKRKYKILDRFDENKDNYVI
- a CDS encoding NuoB/complex I 20 kDa subunit family protein is translated as MVDWRLFEPLFEFARKRSLWIVSFCTGCGGIEMPPLMTSRYDLERFGMMPNPAPRMADLFLITGYVTPKTLKRIIITYEMQPDPKYVLAHGSCPLNGGIYWDAYNAIKHLDRYIPVDVAIAGCMPRPEAVMDGIKKIMEMIENGTADGWKRYKENYEWYKKNQDELFGEGWREREARRWIPWLMDKKKKEE
- a CDS encoding respiratory chain complex I subunit 1 family protein, with amino-acid sequence MLMTAVRAFLILLYAVFVGFMFMGIIRIVTARIHRRVGPPIYQPILDTIKLLSKKSNITHGLIYDFGIIYALGATILALMFIPIGGVSILRAYGDLILITFLLEIPMLGIMFAAMSSGNPWAGLGAQRALLTLLAIQVPLGFAIVALAEFYGTFSTYEIVMAQQTMGWSITHMPLLLVAIAYDLVLQAMFGKEPFDIMIAPGEISLGPMVEFGGKHMGILQIQHAIALFAETLFFANIFLGGAVVTAFTSPILNTIASLAILLVKQIAVLMIAIFVGAIFPRFTIDQAARFYWKWPTILAAAGAILAAL
- the nuoI gene encoding NADH-quinone oxidoreductase subunit NuoI, which produces MEEIDFKVAPESKIKKRPSYIKPWLGLKYLFKKPVTIKIPYEKTQIAKNYRGFHSLDWKKCIGCNFCGQICPARAIEMTWIEVDGKVEKRPHPKIDYGRCTFCEFCVDVCPTGALGFVENFMLTTEWKDEELELFDWVPIHPDKLREINEKFPDYRFPVGKIEFNKETKEVTYYLRDGDVFKFKILGYGVRPPAAAKPKPAAPKAEEAKKVKKPEEKKGQKSEENSS